In one window of Catalinimonas alkaloidigena DNA:
- a CDS encoding cbb3-type cytochrome c oxidase subunit I — MASTHAAEAAHVHHEEEHHEHHDSFITKYVFSTDHKMIAKQFLITGLLWAMIGGAFSVIFRLQLGFPDMDMSFLKPILGGWIDESGKLDQEFYLALVTMHGTIMVFFVLTAGLSGTFSNFLIPLQIGARDMASGFMNMLSYWFFFAASVVMLYSLFIETGPAGGGWVVYPPLSALPKAISGSGLGMTLWLTSMSLFIVSQLLGGINYITTVINLRTKGMTFSRLPLTIWAFFLTAVLGLLSFPVLFSAALLLIFDRSFGTSFYLSEIYIDGQALPNVGGSPILYQHLFWFLGHPEVYIVIMPALGISSEIIATNSRKPIFGYRAMVGSLLGISFLSFIVWAHHMFVTGMNPFLGSIFMFLTLIIAVPSAVKAFNYITTLWRGNIIFTPAMLFSIGLVSLFIGGGLTGIVLGNAAADIQLHDTYFVVAHFHLVMGASAFFGMMAGVYHWFPKMFGRMMNEKLGYIHFWFTFIGVYMVFFPMHYIGIAGFPRRYYSFTSFDFTDKFTDLNMFITVAAALTFSAQFIFALNFFYSIFRGRKAPLNPWRSNTLEWTTPREPGHGNWPGEIPRVYRWPYDYSKPGAKEDFIPQNVPYSMTPESNLPHENVEPGRENVDADLQVHERGNSENEEV; from the coding sequence ATGGCAAGTACTCACGCCGCTGAAGCCGCTCATGTCCATCACGAGGAAGAGCATCACGAGCACCACGATAGCTTCATCACCAAATACGTTTTTTCTACCGACCATAAAATGATTGCCAAGCAGTTCCTGATTACGGGACTGTTGTGGGCAATGATTGGTGGCGCATTCTCCGTTATTTTCCGTCTTCAGTTGGGTTTCCCCGACATGGACATGTCGTTCCTGAAGCCTATCCTGGGCGGCTGGATTGACGAATCGGGGAAATTAGACCAAGAGTTTTACTTGGCGTTGGTCACCATGCACGGTACCATCATGGTATTCTTCGTGCTGACGGCGGGGCTGAGTGGAACCTTCTCTAACTTCCTGATTCCCCTGCAAATCGGAGCACGCGATATGGCCTCCGGCTTCATGAACATGCTCTCCTACTGGTTCTTTTTTGCCGCCAGTGTGGTTATGCTGTATTCGCTGTTCATCGAAACGGGCCCTGCCGGTGGAGGTTGGGTCGTATACCCACCGCTGAGTGCGTTGCCCAAAGCCATCAGTGGTTCCGGTTTAGGGATGACCCTGTGGCTGACCAGCATGTCGTTGTTTATTGTTTCTCAGCTCTTAGGTGGGATCAACTACATCACGACAGTGATCAACCTGCGGACCAAAGGGATGACCTTTTCTCGTTTGCCGCTTACCATCTGGGCTTTCTTCTTGACAGCGGTACTAGGACTTCTGTCGTTCCCGGTGCTGTTCTCGGCCGCCCTGTTGCTGATCTTTGACCGCAGCTTCGGTACCAGCTTCTATCTGTCTGAAATTTACATTGATGGTCAAGCCCTTCCCAACGTTGGAGGTAGCCCCATTCTGTATCAGCACCTGTTCTGGTTCCTGGGCCACCCGGAGGTATACATCGTTATTATGCCAGCGTTAGGAATCTCGTCTGAGATTATCGCTACTAACTCGCGCAAGCCTATCTTCGGCTATCGGGCCATGGTCGGTTCCCTCTTGGGAATTTCGTTCTTGTCGTTCATCGTGTGGGCGCACCACATGTTTGTGACGGGTATGAATCCATTCCTGGGCTCAATCTTCATGTTCCTGACATTGATTATCGCAGTACCGTCAGCGGTAAAAGCCTTTAACTACATCACAACGCTGTGGCGCGGGAACATCATTTTTACGCCGGCCATGCTCTTCTCGATCGGTCTGGTGTCGCTCTTTATCGGTGGCGGATTGACCGGGATTGTCTTGGGGAATGCGGCGGCTGACATTCAGTTGCACGACACGTACTTTGTTGTAGCGCACTTCCACCTGGTGATGGGGGCTTCTGCCTTCTTCGGCATGATGGCGGGTGTCTACCACTGGTTCCCGAAAATGTTCGGCCGTATGATGAACGAGAAACTGGGCTACATTCACTTCTGGTTTACCTTCATCGGGGTGTACATGGTATTTTTCCCCATGCACTACATCGGCATTGCCGGTTTCCCCCGCCGTTATTATTCCTTCACTTCATTTGACTTTACGGACAAGTTTACCGACCTGAACATGTTCATCACCGTGGCCGCTGCCCTGACGTTCTCGGCACAATTCATCTTCGCCCTGAACTTCTTCTACAGCATCTTCCGCGGACGGAAAGCTCCGTTGAACCCGTGGCGTTCGAATACACTGGAGTGGACCACACCCCGCGAGCCTGGACACGGCAACTGGCCTGGTGAGATTCCTCGCGTGTACCGCTGGCCGTACGACTATTCTAAACCAGGCGCAAAGGAGGATTTCATTCCTCAGAATGTACCTTACTCGATGACGCCGGAGTCCAACTTACCACACGAAAACGTAGAACCTGGGCGGGAAAATGTAGATGCGGATCTGCAGGTTCATGAGAGAGGAAATAGCGAAAACGAAGAAGTATAG
- a CDS encoding COX15/CtaA family protein codes for MREEIAKTKKYSLFGRLGITTIIAVYLLILVGSIVRSTGAGMGCPDWPKCFGSWVPPTQAAQLPDDYKEVYAAKRQQKNLRMASLLDRLGYTQLSYAVAHDPAIYEEAAFNPVKTWIEYVNRLVGVVIGFLIFATFLASWRYRKTHPKVTLLAACAVLMVGFEGWLGSLVVSTNLLPLLITLHMLVAIALVGVLIYLVAWAQQKKLVMPTAVNLSGLEGIVWLTVALSLAQILLGTQVRESIDVIAKMLGEEQRGQWVNQLGTTFYVHRSFSIALLAINGWLAYKVVRLGKQAGLLRTAVLGLGLCIGLEIGLGIVLYYLGMPAFAQPFHLLLATLMIGVQLFMITVIRIQQRIIVSKPLTVHS; via the coding sequence ATGAGAGAGGAAATAGCGAAAACGAAGAAGTATAGCCTTTTTGGTCGGCTGGGCATTACCACAATCATTGCCGTTTACCTGTTGATTCTGGTCGGCAGTATTGTACGAAGCACCGGCGCTGGAATGGGATGCCCGGATTGGCCCAAATGCTTTGGGAGTTGGGTACCCCCGACGCAAGCAGCGCAGTTACCTGACGACTACAAAGAGGTGTATGCGGCAAAACGCCAGCAGAAAAATCTCCGCATGGCTTCGCTGCTGGACCGCTTGGGCTATACGCAGTTGAGTTACGCCGTAGCGCATGACCCGGCCATTTACGAAGAAGCGGCTTTCAATCCGGTAAAAACCTGGATTGAATACGTCAACCGGCTCGTCGGGGTGGTGATCGGATTTCTGATTTTCGCGACGTTTCTGGCTTCCTGGCGCTATCGAAAGACCCATCCTAAAGTGACCTTGTTAGCTGCGTGTGCCGTGCTGATGGTAGGCTTTGAAGGGTGGTTGGGATCACTGGTTGTGTCTACAAACCTGTTGCCTCTGTTAATCACGTTACACATGCTGGTGGCTATTGCGCTGGTGGGCGTGCTGATTTACCTAGTGGCGTGGGCACAGCAAAAAAAGCTGGTGATGCCCACCGCGGTGAACCTTTCGGGACTGGAGGGCATTGTGTGGCTAACCGTTGCTTTGTCGCTTGCACAGATTCTGTTAGGGACGCAGGTGCGGGAGAGCATTGACGTGATTGCCAAGATGCTGGGAGAAGAACAGAGAGGGCAGTGGGTAAACCAATTGGGGACTACCTTTTATGTGCACCGTTCTTTCTCTATCGCCTTACTGGCGATTAATGGTTGGTTAGCGTACAAAGTCGTGCGCTTGGGCAAGCAGGCAGGTCTCCTCAGAACGGCGGTTTTAGGACTAGGATTGTGCATCGGTCTGGAAATAGGGTTAGGCATCGTCTTATATTATTTGGGCATGCCTGCATTCGCGCAACCCTTCCACCTGTTATTGGCTACGCTTATGATTGGCGTACAGCTTTTTATGATTACAGTAATAAGAATACAACAACGCATCATAGTATCTAAGCCCCTTACAGTTCATTCATGA
- the cyoE gene encoding heme o synthase has translation MIAEKARVSVLVGLAAKTKDYVQLLKLRLSLVVVFSAGITYLMAQQGTWDLAQFVLFCLGGLLVTGAANIINQVWERDLDKLMRRTMDRPLPTGRLTPAEAITFGSVIGVVGLLLLSFNGGILAALLSFLSMLLYGFVYTPMKVRSPLAVLVGALPGAMPPLIGWAAATGTLGLEALILFGIQFVWQFPHFWAIAWVADEDYRRAGFKLLPSGGGRDLNTAFQIMIYTLLLLPLGLMPALLGITGLRSAIIATICGTLFLIQTFQLMRDGSRKSALRIMFGSFLYLPIVQIAYLWDKV, from the coding sequence ATGATTGCAGAGAAAGCGCGGGTAAGCGTTCTTGTTGGGTTAGCAGCCAAAACAAAAGATTATGTGCAGCTGCTGAAGTTACGGCTCTCCTTGGTGGTGGTGTTTTCCGCGGGTATTACGTACCTGATGGCGCAGCAAGGAACGTGGGATCTGGCACAGTTTGTCCTGTTCTGCTTGGGAGGTCTTTTGGTGACAGGAGCTGCCAACATCATCAATCAGGTGTGGGAACGCGACTTGGATAAGCTGATGCGGCGCACGATGGATCGGCCGCTGCCAACCGGACGGCTAACACCTGCCGAGGCAATCACTTTCGGGAGTGTTATTGGCGTGGTCGGCCTACTGTTGCTTTCTTTCAACGGAGGCATATTGGCAGCGTTGCTTAGTTTCCTCTCAATGCTTCTCTATGGGTTTGTGTATACGCCCATGAAGGTGCGTAGCCCGTTAGCCGTATTGGTCGGAGCTCTTCCCGGGGCCATGCCTCCGTTGATCGGTTGGGCCGCCGCTACGGGTACTTTAGGACTAGAGGCGCTTATCTTATTTGGTATTCAGTTCGTCTGGCAGTTTCCTCACTTCTGGGCCATTGCCTGGGTTGCTGACGAAGACTACCGTCGTGCCGGGTTCAAACTGTTGCCCAGTGGGGGAGGACGTGACCTGAACACCGCTTTCCAAATCATGATTTACACGTTGCTGCTGTTACCGCTAGGCCTGATGCCCGCTTTGCTGGGGATTACCGGCTTGCGGTCGGCAATTATTGCTACCATTTGCGGCACGTTGTTTCTAATTCAGACTTTTCAACTAATGCGCGACGGTTCTCGTAAATCGGCTTTGCGTATCATGTTCGGTTCTTTTTTGTATCTGCCTATCGTGCAGATCGCATATTTGTGGGATAAAGTGTAG
- a CDS encoding heme-copper oxidase subunit III, with amino-acid sequence MLKDMQLVNPGMQAEEPRPTLSMHPKKFLLWLFIVSIVMLFASMTSAYIVRQGEGDWLEFELPTLFWINTGVLLLSSATMHWAYVSARKDNLDTLKIAVALTTVLGGSFLVGQLLGWDDLVNMGVYFVGNPSGSFLYILTGLHGFHLITGVIFLAVVFIQTFRNRIHARQMTTMEMCATYWHFLDGLWLYLFLFLQLTR; translated from the coding sequence ATGTTGAAAGACATGCAGTTAGTCAATCCGGGAATGCAGGCAGAGGAGCCACGGCCAACCCTCTCCATGCATCCTAAGAAGTTTCTCCTGTGGCTGTTTATCGTCAGCATTGTGATGCTGTTCGCGTCCATGACCAGCGCTTACATTGTGCGGCAGGGCGAAGGCGATTGGCTGGAATTCGAACTTCCTACGCTGTTCTGGATCAATACCGGCGTGTTGCTGCTCAGCAGCGCGACCATGCACTGGGCCTACGTATCCGCCCGAAAAGATAACCTGGATACCCTGAAAATAGCGGTTGCGCTAACGACCGTATTGGGGGGGAGCTTTTTGGTTGGTCAGTTGCTCGGCTGGGATGATCTGGTCAACATGGGCGTTTACTTCGTCGGGAATCCTTCAGGATCGTTCCTGTACATCCTGACCGGCCTCCACGGCTTTCACTTGATCACAGGCGTAATATTTCTAGCCGTTGTCTTTATACAGACCTTTCGGAACCGAATTCACGCACGCCAAATGACCACGATGGAGATGTGTGCCACGTACTGGCACTTCCTGGATGGACTTTGGTTGTATTTATTTCTATTTTTACAGCTCACTCGATAA
- a CDS encoding cytochrome c oxidase subunit 3, which translates to MATAPTASHAATPATLQEPTTNLWGGGVSPLKASYGKLMMWFFLLSDAFTFSALLVTYGLIRYSHPAYQGTVDDFTTSQTYWPIPEKIFEAVPFLHGVPLPLVFVGIMTFILIMSSVTMVLAVEAGHRMDQKNVQKWMLWTILGGMTFLGCQAWEWTHMIHGTDEGIRLADGSIFHGANLVMNEYGPPLFADLFFFITGFHGLHVTSGVVLNILIFYNAAVGVYERRGHYEMVEKVGLYWHFVDLVWVFVFTFFYLI; encoded by the coding sequence ATGGCAACAGCACCAACCGCAAGTCACGCAGCCACTCCTGCTACCCTGCAGGAGCCAACCACAAACCTTTGGGGAGGCGGTGTCTCGCCCTTAAAAGCCAGCTACGGAAAGCTGATGATGTGGTTCTTCCTGCTTTCCGACGCATTTACCTTTTCAGCACTTCTGGTTACCTACGGCCTGATTCGCTACAGTCACCCCGCCTATCAAGGCACCGTGGATGACTTTACCACTTCGCAGACCTACTGGCCCATTCCTGAAAAAATATTCGAGGCCGTTCCGTTTTTGCACGGTGTGCCTTTGCCGCTGGTGTTTGTGGGGATCATGACGTTTATCCTGATCATGAGTAGCGTCACCATGGTATTGGCAGTAGAAGCTGGTCACCGCATGGATCAGAAGAACGTGCAGAAGTGGATGCTTTGGACGATCCTCGGCGGCATGACGTTCCTGGGATGTCAGGCTTGGGAATGGACGCACATGATTCATGGTACTGACGAGGGCATTCGTTTGGCCGACGGTTCCATCTTCCACGGTGCGAATCTGGTGATGAACGAATACGGACCGCCGTTGTTTGCCGATTTGTTCTTCTTCATTACCGGTTTCCACGGCTTGCACGTAACCAGTGGTGTAGTCTTGAACATCCTTATTTTCTATAACGCAGCGGTGGGTGTATACGAACGCCGTGGCCATTACGAAATGGTAGAGAAAGTGGGGCTGTACTGGCACTTTGTTGACCTGGTTTGGGTATTCGTCTTTACCTTCTTCTACTTAATTTGA
- a CDS encoding cytochrome C oxidase subunit IV family protein: MAEHSNITTHGAVPHGGGQVSAEQAADHGASQRKIIWRTFWILLGITSVEFLLAFTMKRGVFLTGIFVLLTLVKAFYIVGEFMHLKHEVKSLIWSIVMPVVFIMWLILALLIEGGSILQVR, from the coding sequence ATGGCAGAACATAGCAATATCACTACCCACGGTGCCGTGCCTCACGGGGGCGGACAAGTCAGTGCTGAACAGGCGGCTGATCACGGTGCCTCGCAGCGCAAAATTATCTGGCGGACCTTCTGGATTCTGCTGGGGATCACTTCCGTCGAATTTCTTCTGGCATTCACCATGAAGCGCGGTGTGTTTCTGACCGGCATCTTCGTTCTACTCACGCTGGTCAAAGCCTTCTACATCGTGGGAGAATTCATGCACCTGAAGCATGAAGTAAAAAGTCTGATCTGGTCGATCGTAATGCCCGTGGTCTTCATCATGTGGCTGATCTTGGCCCTGCTCATTGAGGGCGGCTCGATCTTGCAAGTGCGGTAA
- a CDS encoding SCO family protein, protein MKRFKQAGILVALLVLPVFLYLLLVGFGKNRYDLPVITTFTDSLRTDTIHIEKAPAFSLPQLDGTILEGSALDGHVYIAHFVSVPCQGSCEKVMTELKRVQEFFRDQPEVVILTHAAGQAREAVALQQTYAAVPPQWKIVTGSPAMLQQLARQGYGLVSDPDRDTTLVLLDGTRRIRGLYLGTDPKEVDRLLVEAEILVQQKSEPNI, encoded by the coding sequence ATGAAACGCTTTAAACAAGCCGGCATACTGGTAGCATTACTGGTACTGCCGGTTTTTCTGTATCTGCTCCTGGTCGGTTTCGGAAAGAATCGCTACGATCTTCCCGTCATCACGACGTTTACCGATAGCCTGAGAACAGACACGATCCACATCGAAAAAGCGCCGGCCTTCTCGTTGCCGCAACTCGACGGCACCATCCTGGAGGGGAGTGCCCTGGACGGGCACGTTTACATTGCCCACTTCGTGTCTGTGCCCTGCCAGGGAAGTTGTGAGAAGGTGATGACGGAGCTGAAACGGGTGCAGGAATTTTTCAGAGATCAACCCGAGGTCGTGATCCTAACCCACGCGGCCGGGCAAGCCCGCGAGGCCGTTGCGTTGCAACAAACTTACGCGGCCGTGCCGCCGCAGTGGAAAATCGTAACCGGATCGCCCGCCATGCTCCAGCAGCTGGCCCGGCAAGGCTACGGATTGGTGTCTGATCCGGACCGCGATACCACCCTGGTGCTGCTCGACGGCACGCGGCGCATCCGCGGACTCTATTTAGGCACCGATCCTAAAGAGGTAGATCGTCTGCTGGTAGAAGCCGAAATCTTGGTACAACAAAAATCGGAACCGAACATTTGA
- a CDS encoding DUF420 domain-containing protein: MSDLTQVKQPDNRVLILIGVLSVAIPVVVAFLLFVPQTGKMGDFDVSFLPHLNAVLNSATALLLIAGYLFIRKHRIRQHQTMMISAFVLSSLFLVSYVVYHFQAPSTHFGDTNADGVVDAVEAAAVGGVRYAYLILLLTHIVLAAVIVPFVLLSIYFGWTDQRQRHRKVSRWTFPMWLYVAVTGVIVYLMISPYYPA, from the coding sequence ATGAGTGACCTGACCCAGGTAAAGCAGCCGGACAACCGAGTATTGATTTTAATCGGTGTATTGTCAGTCGCCATTCCAGTGGTGGTGGCTTTCTTGCTATTTGTGCCACAAACGGGCAAAATGGGCGACTTTGATGTGTCGTTTCTGCCCCATCTGAATGCCGTCCTTAATTCGGCTACGGCCCTTTTGCTGATCGCGGGTTATCTGTTCATACGAAAACATCGTATCCGGCAGCACCAGACCATGATGATCTCTGCGTTTGTGTTGTCCAGCCTGTTTCTGGTGTCGTATGTCGTCTACCATTTTCAGGCACCCTCCACGCACTTTGGCGATACCAATGCCGATGGCGTGGTCGATGCCGTAGAAGCGGCGGCGGTAGGCGGAGTGCGGTACGCGTACCTGATCTTGCTCCTGACGCACATCGTGCTGGCAGCCGTAATCGTACCCTTTGTCTTGCTTTCTATTTATTTCGGGTGGACCGACCAACGTCAGCGGCACCGCAAAGTTTCTCGCTGGACGTTCCCAATGTGGCTATATGTAGCCGTAACCGGCGTCATTGTTTACCTGATGATTAGTCCTTATTACCCTGCATAA
- a CDS encoding sensor histidine kinase, whose translation MKREKVWLWIAVVLGGIGGIWQFLVANQPAVHEQHQYVNQVTQRLHDELAKVYARADVIESKLTNTESELFSSLYPQSPYPYFVYQRGQVIYWSDNLFVPDFEDVWGMSSHEYLPLATGWFVVYRRALSHDRLLVFLIPTIKSYQITNAYLKEGLNTDIFPSSKFRFALQPGPFSIQAPNGDFLFSLVLPANLRTSSFWEQTPPILCFLMAMVAFSVVVFQLLNKWRRRGYVLGSMLALIAYVVGLRLLMLALHFPYARVSWNLYDPRYFASSWFAPSLGDLFTNVLLAFLLMLYVLRYLPQVRAVRALEKAPLTRRQLASGLVLCLSFLTLWGFFLMLKALFFNSQGDFDINASLEFSGMKLVTLSIVVLLSQLFFGIVHLWGALFLRWMPDPREAMPVAGVVGFIFFVASLVPRGLPLTVLLLGSAYFLLLYLWRLPRYLRRFGYKSYLYFFSCAIVCAGIEALAVYQHQQQATLQTKQRLATQLLMDNDPWAEHLLYEAMQKISADDFIKIRFLNMLGSKELIEQKIRRSYLNTYFDKYDVQVAVFNANGEILSDIGEDISYERLRRIYDKPENRTEYKNIFLNNEYERNRARRYLTFIPIRTRGLTLGYIVIELRSKRIIPNTVYPELLVDKQFSQPPRNYSYAIYVQDRLQYSYGDFNYDNNFPDPLSENPKLFEEGISAFGEHHLAVCGDARRYVVISTPEYPLRSIFSNFSFVFLVLTICILAGLLFFALVRHLVHNDPLTQRLTFANKIQIYLNLAFLIPLLTSSVVILSVVSDGLQQDLQHAYMRQADVTGSNVINALEQYQTGVIGAEALGSLLLDIARNTETDLNLFDTDGRLIVSTQPMIYEKNLLARYLSPQAMATVVEHNQNYVVLQEQVGTLNYSSVYRGMRSYETGQLLGVLSIPFFESKAELDRQIIDLVGMMLNIFTAIFLALLVLSYFASQLLTEPLSLITRKLQRTTLDRNEPLEWHTRDEIGLLVDEYNRMIVKLEESREALSRSEKESAWREMARQVAHEIKNPLTPMKLTLQYLDRALGDREAEELRQMSKKAVNTLLAQVDTLNDIATSFSAFAKMPVPKTEMFELKAVVQKTVDLYENEASGQVHVDLPEQACWVIGDEQLMGRTLTNLILNALQSVPQERKPEVWVRLRCRKQRVIIEVADNGTGIPDAIQEKVFIPNFSTKYAGSGIGLAVAKRGVEHAGGRIWFETEQNVGTRFYIELPLVQPSENGH comes from the coding sequence ATGAAACGTGAAAAGGTTTGGCTGTGGATTGCTGTGGTGCTGGGCGGCATCGGAGGGATTTGGCAATTCCTGGTGGCGAACCAGCCGGCCGTACACGAACAGCATCAGTACGTGAATCAGGTAACCCAGCGTCTTCACGACGAACTGGCCAAAGTGTATGCCCGGGCCGACGTTATCGAAAGCAAGCTCACCAACACCGAGTCGGAATTATTTTCCAGCCTGTATCCCCAATCGCCCTATCCTTACTTTGTGTACCAGCGGGGGCAGGTGATCTACTGGTCCGACAACCTGTTTGTCCCTGATTTCGAAGACGTATGGGGCATGAGTTCACACGAGTACCTGCCCCTCGCGACCGGGTGGTTTGTCGTCTACCGCCGGGCGCTCTCGCACGATCGACTGTTGGTGTTTCTGATTCCTACGATCAAAAGTTACCAGATTACCAACGCTTACCTGAAGGAAGGGCTGAACACCGACATTTTTCCTTCTTCCAAATTTCGGTTCGCTCTGCAGCCGGGGCCTTTTTCCATCCAGGCACCTAACGGTGATTTTCTGTTTTCGCTCGTGTTGCCTGCCAACCTCCGCACGTCGAGTTTTTGGGAGCAGACGCCCCCCATCCTGTGTTTTCTGATGGCGATGGTGGCGTTCTCGGTCGTGGTGTTTCAGCTGCTTAACAAATGGCGCCGTCGGGGCTACGTGCTGGGCAGCATGCTGGCGTTGATTGCCTACGTGGTGGGCTTGCGCCTGCTGATGCTGGCACTCCATTTTCCGTACGCGCGGGTTTCGTGGAATCTGTACGATCCCCGCTATTTTGCGTCATCGTGGTTCGCTCCGTCGCTGGGCGATCTGTTCACCAATGTGCTGCTGGCTTTTTTGCTGATGCTCTACGTGCTGCGTTACCTGCCGCAGGTGCGTGCCGTGCGTGCGTTGGAAAAAGCGCCCCTGACCCGACGTCAGTTGGCAAGCGGACTGGTGTTGTGCCTGAGTTTTCTGACCCTCTGGGGATTTTTCCTGATGCTGAAGGCGCTATTCTTCAACTCCCAGGGTGACTTCGATATCAATGCAAGCCTGGAATTCTCAGGCATGAAACTCGTAACGCTGAGCATTGTCGTCTTGCTTTCCCAGCTGTTCTTCGGGATCGTCCACCTGTGGGGAGCGCTGTTTTTACGCTGGATGCCCGACCCTCGGGAAGCGATGCCAGTGGCCGGCGTGGTCGGATTTATTTTCTTTGTGGCTTCGCTGGTGCCGAGAGGGCTGCCACTGACGGTCCTTTTGTTAGGCAGCGCCTATTTCCTTCTGCTCTACCTGTGGCGCCTACCACGATACCTGCGGCGGTTTGGCTACAAATCCTACCTCTACTTTTTTTCCTGCGCGATTGTGTGTGCCGGCATTGAAGCGTTGGCGGTCTACCAGCATCAGCAGCAGGCCACTTTGCAAACCAAGCAGCGCCTGGCGACTCAGCTTCTGATGGACAACGATCCGTGGGCAGAGCATCTGCTGTACGAAGCCATGCAGAAAATCTCGGCCGACGATTTTATCAAGATCCGTTTTCTTAACATGCTTGGCTCCAAAGAGCTGATCGAGCAGAAGATTCGGCGCAGTTACCTCAACACGTACTTCGACAAATACGACGTCCAGGTGGCGGTATTCAATGCCAATGGCGAGATCCTGAGCGACATCGGCGAAGACATCAGTTACGAACGCCTGCGGCGGATTTACGATAAACCTGAGAACCGCACGGAGTACAAAAATATCTTCCTGAACAACGAATACGAACGCAATCGGGCGCGCCGCTACCTCACGTTCATCCCGATACGTACCCGGGGGTTGACGTTGGGCTACATCGTGATTGAACTGCGCAGCAAACGCATCATTCCCAATACTGTCTATCCGGAGTTGCTGGTCGACAAGCAGTTTTCTCAGCCGCCCCGCAACTACAGTTACGCCATTTATGTACAGGATCGGCTTCAGTACAGCTACGGCGATTTCAACTACGACAACAATTTTCCCGATCCGCTTTCCGAAAACCCCAAGCTGTTCGAAGAAGGCATCTCGGCTTTCGGCGAGCATCACCTGGCGGTTTGCGGCGACGCCCGCCGGTACGTAGTCATCTCCACACCGGAATACCCGCTGCGCAGTATCTTCTCGAATTTCTCTTTTGTGTTTCTGGTCCTGACCATTTGCATTTTAGCGGGCCTGCTTTTCTTTGCGCTGGTGCGGCACCTGGTCCACAACGATCCGCTGACCCAGCGCCTCACGTTTGCCAACAAAATCCAGATCTACCTCAATCTGGCGTTTCTGATTCCGCTCCTGACCAGTAGTGTCGTCATTCTGAGTGTGGTGAGTGATGGACTTCAACAGGATTTGCAACACGCCTACATGCGCCAGGCCGACGTTACGGGCAGTAACGTAATCAACGCCCTGGAACAGTACCAAACCGGTGTGATCGGTGCGGAAGCGCTGGGTTCACTGCTACTCGACATCGCGCGCAACACCGAAACGGATCTGAACCTGTTCGATACCGACGGACGGTTGATTGTCTCGACCCAGCCGATGATCTACGAAAAAAATCTGCTGGCACGTTACCTCAGCCCGCAGGCGATGGCGACCGTAGTGGAGCACAATCAGAATTACGTCGTATTGCAGGAGCAGGTCGGCACACTGAACTACAGCTCGGTCTACCGAGGCATGCGCTCGTACGAAACCGGCCAGTTGCTGGGGGTGCTGAGTATTCCCTTCTTTGAGTCGAAGGCCGAACTGGACCGACAAATTATCGACCTGGTGGGCATGATGCTGAACATCTTTACGGCCATTTTCCTGGCTCTGCTGGTGCTCTCGTATTTTGCCTCGCAGCTCCTGACCGAACCCCTCAGCCTGATTACCCGGAAGCTGCAACGGACCACGCTGGACCGCAACGAGCCGCTCGAATGGCACACGCGCGACGAAATCGGACTGTTGGTGGATGAATACAACCGCATGATTGTGAAGCTGGAAGAAAGCCGGGAAGCGCTTTCGAGGAGCGAGAAAGAGTCGGCTTGGCGCGAAATGGCGCGGCAGGTAGCCCACGAGATCAAAAATCCACTGACGCCCATGAAACTCACCCTCCAGTACCTGGACCGGGCGTTAGGCGACCGGGAGGCCGAAGAACTACGGCAGATGTCGAAGAAAGCCGTCAATACGCTGTTGGCGCAGGTCGATACCCTGAACGACATCGCCACGTCGTTCTCAGCCTTTGCCAAAATGCCCGTTCCCAAGACCGAAATGTTCGAATTGAAAGCGGTGGTGCAGAAAACGGTCGACTTGTACGAAAACGAAGCTTCCGGCCAGGTGCACGTCGATTTACCCGAACAGGCCTGTTGGGTCATAGGTGACGAGCAACTGATGGGGCGGACGCTGACCAATCTGATCCTGAATGCCCTGCAGTCGGTGCCGCAGGAGCGCAAGCCCGAAGTGTGGGTTCGGCTTCGTTGCCGGAAACAACGTGTGATCATCGAAGTGGCCGACAACGGTACCGGCATTCCGGACGCCATTCAGGAAAAAGTCTTTATTCCCAACTTCAGTACAAAATATGCGGGGTCCGGCATCGGACTGGCTGTGGCCAAACGTGGCGTCGAGCACGCCGGAGGGCGCATCTGGTTCGAGACGGAGCAGAACGTGGGCACTCGTTTCTACATTGAGTTGCCGCTGGTGCAACCTTCCGAAAACGGGCACTGA